From Daucus carota subsp. sativus chromosome 6, DH1 v3.0, whole genome shotgun sequence, the proteins below share one genomic window:
- the LOC108224229 gene encoding lysine histidine transporter-like 8, which produces MGDHGDLEASSTPITPRPNSMAHTPQSSAPITPRQMSMAPSPYITSAPHSQFHSPSMSRSPLLSTPDHPVPSKTPTAKTPSRTPNFISRNITPRFLTPLGSPLRKALHLTKLNPQDAWLPITESRNGNAYYAGFHTLCSGIGIQALVLPVAFTILGWAWGVILLSIAFVWQLYTLYLLVELHEDLDKGVRYSRYMQLAAATFGEKMSKLVALFPIGYLSMGTCVALVIIGGSTCKTFYQIVCGPTCTSKPLTPAEWYLVFTSVAVVLSQLPNLNSIAGVSLVGAITAVGYSTFIWTVSVSEGRIPGVGYNPVLTGSQIEKIFSILNAVGIIAFAFRGHNLILEIQATMPSDEKHPSRVPMWKGVRVSYTIIALCLFPLAIGGYWAYGQLIPTSNGGILTALYVFHGKDTARWLLGMISLFVIINALSSFQIYAMPMFDDLESTYTTRFKKPCPWWLRAILRAIFGYFCFFIAVAMPFVASFAGLIGGISLPVTLAYPCFMWLKIKKPKAYGFVWWLNWFLGIFGICLSALLVAASLYVVIDTGVEYSFFKPT; this is translated from the exons ATGGGTGATCATGGTGACTTAGAAGCAAGCTCTACACCCATAACACCGAGACCAAATTCCATGGCTCACACCCCGCAAAGCTCCGCCCCCATCACGCCTCGACAGATGTCCATGGCTCCCTCGCCATACATAACTTCAGCACCTCACTCACAGTTTCATTCTCCGTCGATGTCCCGGTCCCCGCTGCTCTCGACTCCGGACCATCCTGTTCCGTCCAAGACTCCCACGGCTAAAACGCCTAGCAGGACGCCTAATTTCATCTCCAGGAATATTACCCCGCGCTTCTTGACTCCTCTGGGAAGCCCTCTGAGGAAAGCGCTGCACTTGACGAAACTCAACCCGCAGGACGCCTGGCTCCCCATCACCGAGTCGCGAAATGGGAACGCGTACTATGCGGGCTTTCATACTCTTTGCTCTGGTATTGGAATCCAGGCCCTTGTGCTCCCTGTTGCCTTCACTATCCTTGGTTG GGCATGGGGAGTCATACTCTTATCAATAGCGTTCGTATGGCAACTTTACACCCTATACTTGCTAGTCGAACTCCACGAAgatttggacaaaggtgttcgCTACAGCAGATATATGCAATTGGCAGCTGCTACTTTCG GGGAAAAGATGAGCAAGTTAGTAGCCTTATTCCCGATCGGATACCTATCGATGGGTACGTGTGTTGCACTGGTGATCATCGGAGGATCCACATGCAAAACATTTTACCAAATAGTATGTGGTCCGACGTGCACCAGCAAGCCCTTAACCCCGGCTGAATGGTATCTGGTTTTCACAAGTGTGGCTGTAGTCCTGTCCCAGCTTCCAAACTTGAACTCTATAGCCGGGGTGTCCCTCGTCGGTGCCATCACAGCCGTCGGATACTCTACTTTCATCTGGACTGTGTCTGTGTCCGAAGGCAGAATTCCCGGGGTCGGTTATAACCCCGTCCTCACTGGCTCACAGATTGAGAAGATCTTCTCCATTCTTAATGCTGTTGGTATCATTGCTTTTGCCTTCAGGGGTCACAACCTCATTCTCGAAATTCAG GCTACCATGCCCTCAGATGAGAAGCATCCATCGCGTGTGCCAATGTGGAAAGGAGTTAGAGTTTCATATACTATTATAGCATTGTGCTTGTTCCCTCTGGCAATTGGTGGCTACTGGGCCTATGGACAATTG ATTCCAACCTCAAATGGAGGAATCCTAACAGCTCTGTACGTGTTCCATGGAAAAGACACAGCGCGATGGCTTCTGGGGATGATCAGTTTATTCGTGATCATAAATGCCCTGAGCTCCTTCCAAATCTACGCCATGCCTATGTTTGATGACTTGGAGTCCACCTACACGACACGCTTCAAGAAGCCTTGCCCGTGGTGGCTACGTGCCATCCTCCGCGCCATCTTTGGCTACTTCTGCTTCTTCATAGCCGTGGCAATGCCCTTTGTCGCCAGTTTTGCGGGTCTAATTGGAGGTATCTCATTGCCTGTCACTCTGGCTTACCCCTGTTTCATGTGGCTTAAGATCAAGAAGCCCAAGGCCTACGGTTTCGTGTGGTGGCTCAACTGGTTCTTGGGCATCTTCGGAATCTGCTTAAGTGCATTGCTGGTGGCTGCTAGTCTCTACGTTGTCATCGACACTGGTGTTGAATACAGCTTCTTCAAGCCTACTTAA